A genomic region of Aspergillus oryzae RIB40 DNA, chromosome 1 contains the following coding sequences:
- a CDS encoding uncharacterized protein (predicted protein), with protein sequence MCCWSKSATVSSTSRTTAHSYIILDMYGSHPQSSSSGQQNSGPPVPEWRVPSTAQQRPSRKPTPGPTPPPPPPPPPHPPLSASSYNPSTYGSISGPAPGSGASASPAPGSAGMDTSAWGVKYNRQQYPIYAPPPLPPRPPSTPAHSSSAQSPIVSPLDNKPLQVNPTYGPPTSAAEYQPQWTTNAPHVSQAPVVSPLSPPPPPPVPPGYQSSIPQQGSQPSQQLSPPPYSVLPSGESHSSQNSSAQQHASLSSSNASSPQPTLSGQVPLTAANPVPCGAGLPVTAPPVPPKTSHNALPTNTAVLGSGGPSDWEHLTPTPGDVDDVEAFGVKHGNGTHSSATSEPTPRYPAPIPTATSGSQTVISTPPADVSPISQPVHTQDTTAAQPFLSSSSATQGIQDPPRPIRTDTSGSTYSTASTTGTSESIDGVIEAWNRPVTTDLQPSITQAGQSISSRTDSPTPMQKLSPLEIPKVKQDSSVPRKEVQSGPNTPPSSNTPNETSAKVDALSPQLKPLDPYEDLDPWSKSSLERYVAMLRKEAVADSDMERFKIFTAFMSKETKLREILYNIEHEPKNEEAPSQKPTPASEESSQKSGKASPPVESGLIPVESEEGNESADASEDLEDGKYSPGGRPIIPRVETPSTLGLQRPASQPPGKGHSLGHQNQSQPLRATSVPPSMLDKQELSPLTTNPPQPIYTPFRYTEGPQRGSDHLVIDRPAYQAYSALRQASAESGRVMSNAPHSGFQEDSHSTAPLAGNDDETFIGLIREKSVAYRKASRRKSSPPPPLPMSLRKGRPSGPVDDLRSMVSSPLAKQSESSWHITTRKNLEKYSTDFDYIKEAVKSWETANKSRREKVDKQRMHRQEESEKRIDALFNGREIGYADINVLEEEFRQTEARAQLDEERQELDDYIAKVFNPLDERLQKEISALQTQYDSALGQLDHENNKIKNSVTDKYNLSHTMKTVNGIYQKLEARYQKRLEIALDREHRRKKTERRPLVFMGDSVALKQLDREFDEMEKRNILEAAKDRDERANRLMDSFDDAIMHGLGENQSLLDDVSAKLSKIDAATIRSSNLPDSEIEHILRSVYNLVDSLRQDSESILHNFGIADSALNDADYGVSVAEARYSNADDDVFGRLEDDKKKEDAKIQADLKSKLDSVRAAPADITATINNLLKSLGKAPITKPNRPSESAPVGHPIDVLFPGPRPTASAGPKKTDEDQEHQERLRKALENAKKRNAARNTPQPPN encoded by the exons ATGTGTTGTTGGTCCAAGTCAGCGACAG TGTCCTCTACAAGCCGCACAACAGCTCACTCGTATATTATTTTAGATATGTACGGGTCGCATCCTCAGTCTAGTTCTTCTGGCCAACAAAATTCGGGTCCTCCAGTACCAGAATGGCGGGTTCCATCGACTGCGCAACAGCGGCCCTCACGGAAGCCTACACCTGGGCCTActccgccgcctcctcctccaccacctcctcatcctccactaTCGGCATCTTCTTATAATCCGAGCACATATGGCTCTATATCTGGTCCCGCGCCTGGCTCTGGCGCAAGTGCCTCGCCAGCCCCTGGCTCAGCCGGCATGGATACTAGCGCTTGGGGTGTAAAGTACAACAGGCAGCAATATCCTATCTACGCGCCTCCGCCGCTTCCT CCTCGGCCCCCGAGTACTCCTGCCCATTCTTCTAGTGCACAGTCTCCGATAGTGAGCCCGTTGGACAATAAGCCTTTACAAGTCAATCCAACATATGGGCCTCCAACTTCAGCTGCAGAATATCAACCACAATGGACGACGAATGCTCCGCATGTATCTCAGGCCCCTGTGGTTAGCCCTCtatctccacctccgccacctCCAGTACCTCCTGGGTACCAAAGCTCAATACCACAGCAAGGTAGTCAACCATCGCAGCAGTTGTCGCCTCCGCCGTATTCGGTCCTTCCTTCTGGAGAGTCTCATAGTTCGCAAAACAGTAGCGCCCAACAGCatgcctctctctcttcttctaaCGCCtcatcaccacaaccaacatTATCGGGGCAAGTCCCACTGACCGCTGCAAATCCCGTACCATGTGGAGCTGGCCTACCTGTGACCGCTCCCCCAGTCCCTCCTAAGACCAGCCACAATGCTCTTCCCACAAACACCGCTGTATTGGGCTCTGGTGGTCCTTCTGACTGGGAGCATTTGACACCTACTCCAGGAGAcgttgatgatgtggaggctTTTGGGGTTAAACATGGCAACGGCACTCATTCAAGTGCTACATCGGAGCCAACACCACGATACCCTGCACCAATTCCCACTGCAACTTCAGGCAGTCAGACTGTGATATCTACGCCGCCTGCGGATGTGTCCCCTATAAGTCAGCCTGTTCATACCCAAGATACCACGGCAGCGCAGCCTTTCTTAAGCAGTTCCAGCGCAACACAGGGCATTCAAGATCCGCCTCGCCCAATCAGAACGGATACTTCTGGGTCGACGTACAGTACTGCCTCTACCACTGGGACGTCTGAGAGCATTGATGGTGTCATTGAAGCCTGGAATCGGCCCGTTACTACGGACCTTCAACCCTCAATCACCCAAGCTGGTCAAAGTATCAGTTCTCGAACGGATAGCCCAACACCAATGCAGAAGCTCAGCCCGCTTGAGATCCCCAAAGTAAAACAGGATTCCAGTGTACCGCGTAAAGAAGTTCAGTCGGGCCCAAATACTCCCCCCTCAAGCAACACCCCTAACGAAACCAGTGCCAAGGTGGACGCATTATCTCCACAACTCAAGCCGTTAGATCCCTATGAAGACTTAGATCCTTGGTCCAAGTCTTCATTGGAACGCTACGTGGCTATGTTACGAAAGGAGGCAGTTGCTGATTCTGATATGGAGCGCTTCAAGATATTTACAGCTTTCATGTCCAAGGAAACTAAACTACGTGAGATCTTGTACAACATTGAGCATGAACccaaaaatgaagaagcTCCCAGTCAAAAGCCGACACCAGCTTCGGAGGAGTCAAGCCAGAAGTCTGGTAAGGCTTCCCCTCCAGTCGAGTCAGGCTTAATACCGGTTGAATCAGAGGAGGGCAACGAGTCAGCCGACGCTTCGGAAGACCTTGAAGACGGAAAGTATAGCCCAGGAGGCCGTCCTATCATTCCCAGGGTTGAAACGCCTAGTACTCTTGGTCTTCAAAGACCTGCTTCTCAACCGCCAGGGAAAGGACATAGCTTAGGGCATCAAAATCAGTCCCAACCCTTGAGGGCTACGTCGGTACCACCTTCTATGCTTGATAAGCAGGAGTTGTCTCCTTTAACAACTAACCCCCCACAACCTATATACACACCATTTCGATACACCGAAGGCCCTCAACGGGGCTCCGATCACCTTGTAATTGATCGCCCTGCATACCAGGCCTACTCGGCCTTACGACAAGCCTCAGCGGAAAGTGGGCGGGTGATGTCGAACGCCCCGCACTCAGGATTTCAAGAAGATTCCCACTCTACGGCCCCTCTTGCAGGAAATGACGACGAAACTTTCATTGGACTAATCAGGGAGAAAAGCGTTGCTTACCGCAAGGCATCCCGTAGGAAgtcgtctcctccccctcctttaCCAATGTCACTCAGGAAAGGAAGGCCTAGTGGCCCAGTTGATGATCTGCGCTCCATGGTATCGTCACCCCTGGCTAAGCAATCAGAAAGCTCATGGCACATTACAACACGAAAGAACTTAGAGAAGTATTCAACAGACTTTGATTATATAAAGGAGGCGGTTAAATCCTGGGAGACTGCGAACAAATCTCGCAGAGAAAAAGTAGACAAGCAGCGCATGCATCGTCAAGAGGAGTCCGAGAAACGCATTGATGCGTTGTTTAACGGAAGAGAGATAGGATATGCAGACATTAATGTCCTTGAGGAAGAATTCCGCCAAACGGAAGCCCGTGCTCAACTagacgaagaaagacaagaactGGACGACTACATTGCAAAGGTGTTCAATCCGCTGGATGAACGCTTGCAGAAAGAGATTTCTGCACTCCAAACACAGTATGACTCGGCGCTTGGCCAGCTTGATCATGAgaacaacaagatcaagaactCAGTGACAGACAAATACAATTTGTCTCACACGATGAAAACAGTGAATGGGATCTACCAAAAGCTTGAGGCTCGCTACCAGAAACGTCTAGAAATAGCTCTGGACCGTGAACATCGACGAAAGAAAACCGAAAGACGGCCTCTAGTTTTCATGGGAGATTCAGTAGCCCTCAAGCAACTGGATCGGGAGTTTGATGAGATGGAGAAGCGAAATATTTTAGAAGCGGCGAAAGACCGGGATGAGAGGGCGAACAGGTTAATGGATTCATTCGACGATGCGATCATGCACGGGCTGGGAGAGAACCAGAGTCTTCTCGACGATGTTTCTGCGAAATTGTCGAAGATCGATGCCGCAACCATTCGTTCATCTAACTTACCCGACTCTGAGATCGAACATATCTTGAGATCTGTGTATAACCTAGTAGACTCTCTACGTCAGGATTCCGAATCAATCCTGCACAATTTCGGCATCGCAGATTCAGCTCTCAACGATGCCGATTACGGCGTTTCTGTTGCCGAAGCACGTTATTCTAACGCAGATGACGATGTATTCGGACGACTCGAGGacgacaaaaagaaagaggatgcCAAAATCCAGGCAGATCTTAAATCCAAATTGGACAGTGTCCGCGCTGCACCCGCCGATATTACCGccaccatcaacaacctcctcaaatCCTTAGGCAAAGCTCCCATCACCAAGCCGAACCGCCCATCAGAATCTGCCCCTGTAGGCCACCCTATTGACGTTCTTTTCCCTGGTCCTCGCCCTACGGCTAGCGCTGGTCCCAAAAAAACCGATGAGGATCAGGAACATCAGGAGCGGCTTCGCAAGGCTCTCGAGaatgcaaagaagagaaatgccGCAAGGAATACTCCACAACCGCCGAATTAG
- a CDS encoding uncharacterized protein (predicted protein): MSAPTRQFRGLSIDDKMPQRPTQPEGTPHPDDDSALMETGSDESEVGGELPEFSTLQGKSGITYDLTKLDPESEARALVGLTSRFDVIGCRRTKTGFDFQFSERPQVHIGSGGYTCTCSTFMGLPGIACPHVFVSSSTIYRNRQSLLTSEKWLVDQLHGCLIPQIPDYDVPLSSDGHPPVFTRIERLLDDKLETVAEQLSWQYVRSEVEGGMSRPQKVRDLMSAFDTAVLPEDFRLDLIDDDGQSRTPEQCVVQGDFEATMFRLAVHDDMVYFSLCKAMPPGACAAIYFDKVQEKSRKLLADFDRYCQTGQRPEGSNADVNSVIGELQHNVNRIQANIATRAPHGFEGAAKALVTLLEDICNRNKDALDGNHWGGVTFGGEDEDQRNLYHQLIGKTEETGECFILDALEQLAGSDLHQFKERLRAILQKNEVNRAPKAYILKLNALVRRAESNSAGSGQKRPATASSGGHGQSKRTR, translated from the coding sequence ATGTCCGCCCCTACAAGACAATTCCGCGGCCTGTCTATCGACGACAAAATGCCACAAAGGCCAACTCAGCCCGAAGGAACACCGCATCCCGATGATGACAGTGCACTCATGGAAACAGGGAGTGACGAGAGTGAGGTTGGAGGGGAGTTGCCTGAATTCTCTACTCTACAAGGAAAATCTGGCATCACCTATGATCTTACAAAACTGGATCCCGAGTCCGAAGCGAGAGCCCTTGTGGGTTTGACGAGTCGATTCGATGTGATCGGCTGCCGTAGAACTAAGACAGGGTTTGATTTCCAGTTTTCAGAGCGGCCACAAGTTCATATCGGCTCAGGTGGTTATACGTGCACCTGCTCGACGTTCATGGGCCTGCCTGGGATTGCCTGTCCGCACGTTTTCGTGAGTTCTAGCACGATCTACCGCAATCGTCAATCTCTGCTAACCTCCGAGAAGTGGCTTGTCGACCAGCTTCATGGCTGTCTTATCCCTCAAATTCCCGATTATGATGTGCCGTTATCGAGCGATGGTCACCCTCCAGTCTTCACCCGCATCGAACGACTCCTTGATGACAAACTCGAAACAGTTGCGGAGCAATTGAGCTGGCAATATGTCCGTTCAGAAGTGGAGGGCGGCATGAGCCGTCCGCAGAAAGTGAGAGACCTTATGTCTGCCTTCGACACAGCCGTACTCCCTGAGGATTTTCGCCTCGATCTTatagatgacgatggccaATCGCGCACTCCAGAACAGTGTGTGGTGCAAGGAGACTTTGAGGCCACCATGTTTCGGCTTGCGGTACACGATGACATGGTGTACTTTAGCCTGTGCAAAGCCATGCCACCCGGGGCCTGTGCGGCGATCTATTTTGATAAAGTACAGGAAAAATCGCGGAAGTTATTGGCAGATTTCGATCGCTACTGCCAAACGGGACAGCGTCCGGAAGGATCAAACGCGGACGTCAACAGCGTGATCGGAGAATTGCAACATAATGTCAATCGCATTCAAGCGAACATTGCTACGCGAGCACCACATGGTTTCGAAGGAGCCGCTAAAGCCCTGGTGACGCTTCTGGAGGACATCTGCAACCGGAATAAGGACGCGCTCGATGGGAACCACTGGGGTGGAGTGACCTTCGGTGGGGAGGACGAGGATCAACGTAATTTATACCATCAGCTTATCGGGAAGACGGAGGAAACAGGGGAGTGCTTCATCTTGGATGCCCTCGAGCAGTTAGCAGGCTCAGATCTTCACCAATTCAAGGAGAGACTGCGAGCAATTCTTCAGAAAAATGAAGTGAACCGCGCCCCAAAGGCATACATACTGAAGTTGAATGCGCTGGTCCGTCGAGCTGAATCCAATTCTGCTGGCTCGGGTCAAAAACGGCCAGCGACGGCTAGTTCTGGGGGACACGGGCAGAGCAAAAGGACTCGCTGA
- a CDS encoding zinc-dependent alcohol dehydrogenase (alcohol dehydrogenase, class V) produces MATSEIPQKQKAVVYDQPGTVSTKVVELDVPEPGAGEVLINLSHSGVCHSDYSVMTNSWSWLPHPTQPGQVGGHEGVGKIVKLGSGTESSGLKVGDRVGIKWLSSACTNCQPCQAGAEGLCVNQKVSGYYTPGTFQQYVLGPAHYVTPIPDGLESDAAAPMLCAGLTVYAALKRSNARPGQWVVISGAGGGLGHIAVQLASKGMGLRVIGVDHGSKEELVKESGAEHFIDLTKFPMDDNGKAISDHVKSLAGGLGAHAVIVCTSSNAAYAQSVQFLRFNGTMVCVGLPENNPQPIASALPVTLIGKHCYITGSAVGNRREAIEVLDFAARGIVKTHFRTEKMDKLTDVFEEMREGKLQGRVVLDLS; encoded by the exons ATGGCTACTTCTGAGATTCCACAGAAGCAAAAGGCGGTCGTCTATGACCAGCCTGGAACTGTGTCAACCAAAGTGGTAGAGCTAGACGTTCCCGAGCCTGGGGCAGGCGAGGTGCTGATCAATCT GTCCCATTCCGGCGTATGCCATTCGGACTACAGTGTCATGACAAACTCT TGGAGCTGGCTTCCACACCCAACACAGCCCGGACAAGTTGGTGGTCATGAAGGTGTCGGTAAGATTGTGAAGCTCGGGTCTGGAACCGAATCCTCTGGCCTTAAGGTCGGAGACAGGGTGGGAATCAAGTGGCTTTCCAGTGCTTGCACGAACTGTC AACCATGTCAGGCTGGTGCGGAAGGACTTTGCGTCAATCAGAAGGTTTCTGGATACTATACCCCTGGCACTTTTCAGCAATATGTTTTAGGGCCGGCCCATTATGTGACACCTATCCCAGATGGCTTAGAGTCAGACGCGGCAGCACCCATGCTTTGCGCAGGTCTCACTGTCTATGCTGCCCTCAAACGAAGCAATGCTCGACCTGGACAGTGGGTTGTCATCTCTGGCGCCGGTGGTGGACTGGGCCACATCGCTGTACAGCTGGCCAGTAAGGGTATGGGGCTGCGTGTGATAGGTGTCGACCACGGCAGCAAAGAGGAGCTAGTCAAGGAATCCGGTGCAGAGCACTTCATTGACCTCACGAAATTCCCTATGGATGACAATGGCAAAGCCATATCCGACCATGTAAAGTCCCTTGCTGGTGGCCTGGGCGCTCATGCTGTCATTGTCTGCACGTCTTCCAACGCAGCCTACGCCCAATCTGTGCAGTTCTTGCGTTTCAACGGGACAATGGTGTGTGTTGGTCTTCCCGAAAACAACCCTCAGCCCATCGCGAGTGCGTTGCCCGTAACCTTAATCGGAAAGCATTGTTATATTACAGGGTCGGCCGTCGGTAACCGGAGGGAGGCAATTGAGGTCTTGGACTTCGCAGCGCGGGGCATCGTGAAGACTCATTTCCGAACGGAGAAGATGGACAAATTGACAGATGTCTTCGAGGAAATGCGCGAGGGTAAACTGCAGGGACGAGTTGTCCTGGACTTATCCTAA
- a CDS encoding SDR family NAD(P)-dependent oxidoreductase (dehydrogenases with different specificities (related to short-chain alcohol dehydrogenases)), producing the protein MPLPQLLVGKVAAITGGLTGIGRAIALEYLRHGAKVAINHLGGPKEEPLLEALQKDVSEITGANANSFITVPGDVTQPDTGRDFVAKTVAAFGRLDIFVSNAGVCKFAEFLEVDPPLLGHTINTNLSGAFYATQAAGRQMALEQSPPGGSIIGISSISALVGGGQQTHYTPTKAGVLSLMQSCAVALGKYNIRCNALLPGTIRTQLNDEDMSDPVKREYMEGRIPLGRLGQPPDLAGPAVFLACEELSSYV; encoded by the exons ATGCCTCTCCCCCAACTCCTAGTAGGCAAAGTCGCCGCCATCACAGGCGGATTAACAGGAATCGGCAGG GCAATCGCCCTCGAATACCTCCGCCACGGCGCAAAAGTAGCCATCAACCACCTGGGCGGGCCAAAAGAGGAGCCCCTCCTCGAAGCCCTGCAAAAGGATGTCTCTGAAATTACCGGCGCCAATGCAAACAGCTTCATCACCGTTCCTGGAGATGTCACACAGCCCGACACGGGGCGTGACTTTGTCGCCAAAACGGTCGCTGCCTTTGGCCGATTGGACATCTTTGTTAGCAACGCTGGCGTGTGCAAATTCGCTGAGTTCTTGGA AGTTGATCCCCCCCTCCTCGGCCACACTATAAACACCAACCTCTCCGGAGCCTTTTATGCCACACAGGCGGCGGGACGACAGATGGCGCTAGAGCAGTCGCCGCCCGGCGGGTCGATTATTGGGATAAGTTCGATTTCGGCGCTCGTGGGTGGCGGCCAGCAGACGCATTATACGCCTACTAAGGCTGGGGTTTTGAGTCTCATGCAGTCTTGTGCGGTTGCGTTGGGCAAGTACAATATCCGGTGTAATGCGTTGTTGCCTGGCACGATCCGGACGCAGCTcaatgatgaggatatgagTGATCCTGTCAAGAGGGAGTATATGGAGGGGAGAATTCCCCTTGGGAGACTTGGGCAGCCGCCGGATTTGGCGGGGCCGGCGGTGTTTTTGGCTTGTGAGGAGTTGAGTAGCTATGTG TGA
- a CDS encoding L-rhamnonate dehydratase (L-alanine-DL-glutamate epimerase and related enzymes of enolase superfamily) → MGSISEFPRIKEIRTFIIDGVGSGGDYHNVKGGHWLIDSDISTPMTKWAQYRGSRTSWGINVLGSFCVEIEATDGTKGFATGFGGPPACWLVHQHFERFLIGADPRDVNDLFEKMYRASMFYGRKGLPVAVISVIDLALWDLQGKIRNEPVYKLIGGATRTRLNFYCTGPQPASAKAMGFIGAKVALPHGPDEGTEGLLKNVAYLRKQRESVGPNFPLRVDCYMSLNVPYTIQLVKKCEAEGIDIDWWEECLSPDDFDGHALLKKAHPTVKFTTGEHEYSRYGFRKLVEGRNLDIIQPDVMWVGGLTELLKVSALAAAYDIPVVPHASGPYSYHYVVSQPNTPFQEYLANSADGHTVEPVFGNLFLNEPIPTKGYLDVSILDKPGFGLELNPAAPLIPASALLTPAPQKSLPPPTDNENGANGAAH, encoded by the exons atggGTTCTATATCGGAATTTCCCCGCATCAAAGAGATTCgcaccttcatcatcgatggTGTCGGATCTGGTGGTGATTATCACAAT GTCAAAGGAGGTCACTGGCTGATCGACAGCGACATCTCTACCCCCATGACCAAATGGGCGCAATATCGCGGATCGCGTACATCGTGGGGTATCAATGTCTTGGGCTCATTCTGTGTGGAAATAGAAGCCACAGATGGAACTAAGGGTTTCGCGACTGGCTTCGGTGGTCCTCCAGCTTGCTGGCTGGTACACCAGCACTTCGAGCGTTTCTTGATCGGCGCAG ACCCTCGCGATGTCAACGACCTGTTCGAGAAGATGTACCGTGCATCTATGTTCTATGGCCGGAAGGGTCTTCCGGTTGCTGTCATCTCGGTGATCGACTTGGCACTCTGGGATCTCCAGGGAAAGATTCGTAACGAACCCGTTTACAAGCTCATCGGAGGGGCTACTCGAACACGACTGAACTTCTACTGTACCGGACCTCAGCCCGCATCTGCCAAGGCTATGGGCTTCATCGGAGCTAAGGTAGCTCTGCCCCACGGCCCAGATGAGGGCACGGAAGGACTCCTGAAGAACGTCGCATACCTGCGCAAGCAGCGCGAGAGCGTTGGTCCCAACTTCCCCCTGCGTGTAGACTGCTACATGTCATTGAATGTTCCCTACACTATCCAGCTTGTCAAGAAATGTGAGGCTGAGGGAATCGACATTGACTGGTGGGAGGAGTGTCTGAGCCCCGATGACTTCGACGGCCACGCTCTCCTCAAGAAAGCCCACCCCACTGTGAAGTTCACCACCGGCGAGCACGAATACTCCCGTTACGGATTCCGCAAGCTCGTCGAAGGCCGTAaccttgacatcatccagccCGACGTGATGTGGGTGGGTGGTCTGACAGAATTGCTCAAGGTCTCTGCGCTCGCCGCTGCATACGATATTCCCGTTGTCCCTCACGCATCAGGACCATACTCTTACCACTATGTGGTTTCGCAGCCCAACACACCATTCCAGGAGTACCTTGCCAACTCTGCTGATGGACACACCGTTGAGCCCGTTTTTGGCAACCTGTTCCTCAACGAACCTATTCCCACCAAGGGTTACCTCGATGTCTCCATCTTGGACAAGCCTGGCTTCGGTCTTGAGCTTAACCCTGCCGCCCCCTTGATTCCAGCTTCTGCCCTCCTCACTCCTGCTCCTCAGAAGAGCCTGCCTCCCCCCACGGATAATGAGAATGGAGCCAATGGCGCCGCTCACTAA
- a CDS encoding putative C6 transcription factor (predicted protein), whose amino-acid sequence MPNAAAPAVSAQQTPPITRPFGDQDRDQSADESWSAVDSDNDLVTQNGNASRSLKRKRPLTVSYVPPPSGLEHELCKQRKVKCDRAQPSCGWCSRNGQSCEYKERKKPGLRAGYGKELEQRLDRLEEVIQTQARLIETHILQSQPRSNHEFPHPGPHSYSSPSEPSAAHGPSPRNAAYFHEPSSVPAHPRPSDASITSPSDISVRNVMHSHLTSGLNPPIPIPQVSDTTHASDYTGNESSLKVPVNLFSNQEQSFADPELDLPPYDLLYALVDLYFDHINSWCPILHRRTTLDTFFGPSPLEEADRMVLYAIVATTLRFSSDSRLNEQNRKRYHDSSKQKVLLYGLENSSVRALQALVILALDLVGSSNGPPGWKLLALITRSVVQLGLAVESKSSLIAPVYPSIYTLRAVTLPDSESWIEDEGRRRLFWMVYFLDRYSTLATAFDFTLDDKDIDRKLPCKDEFFMKNQPVETRWFHHSGDRADYLKRAENVGSFGLYVEILGIMSRIHTFLKRPVDIGALSDVEEWQATYRKLDGELAAWEFGLPAEYAYENSSRLFNGSKSNKGLPCDWVQLHATYQTAVIRLHSSAAYPTTRSPIFTPSYSASQRCLFAVENILSVTRFVVDNNMLDKLGPPFAFTLWVSARLLLVHGSTIAHTVSPDIIFFVDTLAQMGTYWKVAERYSTILQRVLDEYGEYQQSGVEDSERVTPSSVKILADMRRCAFDLDFLISRQPRSSPAGSQPTVPTPAAHPRNLAPNELEYLDVFGFFNVPRVPAARAPDITDLDINETVNNPMSINGLTGSVVDGAAPNANEFNITNYLIPTPETDWLFRSEG is encoded by the exons ATGCCGAACGCTGCTGCACCCGCAGTCTCTGCGCAGCAGACTCCACCGATAACGCGCCCCTTTGGAGACCAGGACAGAGATCAGAGCGCAGATGAATCCTGGTCTGCTGTCGATAGCGATAACGACCTGGTCACTCAAAATGGAAATGCGTCTCGCTCGCTGAAACGCAAGCGCCCCCTTACAGTGTCGTACGTACCTCCGCCCTCAGGCCTGGAGCACGAG CTGTGTAAGCAACGGAAAGTCAAATGTG ATCGAGCTCAACCAAGCTGCGGATGGTGCTCGCGTAATGGCCAGTCATGCGAATacaaagaacgaaagaagcCAGGCCTTCGAGCTGGCTATGGTAAAGAATTGGAACAACGCTTAG ACAGGCTCGAGGAAGTGATTCAGACACAGGCCCGTCTCATTGAAACTCATATCCTACAGAGCCAACCTCGGTCAAATCATGAGTTTCCTCATCCTGGTCCCCATTCTTATAGTTCACCGTCAGAGCCCTCTGCTGCTCATGGGCCAAGTCCTCGAAATGCAGCTTACTTTCATGAGCCATCATCTGTGCCAGCTCATCCACGTCCGTCTGACGCGTCTATCACTAGTCCTTCGGACATTTCAGTTAGGAACGTGATGCATAGCCATCTCACAAGTGGCTTAAACCCGCCTATACCCATCCCACAAGTTTCTGATACCACACACGCGAGTGATTATACAGGGAATGAATCATCATTGAAGGTGCCAGTCAATTTGTTCTCCAATCAGGAACAGTCATTTGCGGACCCAGAGCTCGATCTCCCACCGTACGATCTGTTATATGCGCTGGTTGATCTTTACTTCGACCATATAAATTCGTGGTGTCCTATTCTTCACCGACGTACGACTCTAGATACCTTCTTCGGCCCATCCCCTCTTGAGGAAGCTGATCGCATGGTTCTGTATGCTATTGTTGCAACTACTCTCCGCTTTTCGAGTGACAGTAGGCTCAACGAGCAAAATCGAAAACGATACCATGATTCCTCCAAGCAGAAAGTCTTGCTCTATGGCTTAGAGAACTCATCAGTCAGGGCGCTTCAGGCCCTGGTTATATTAGCTTTGGACTTAGTGGGCTCCTCCAACGGGCCTCCCGGTTGGAAACTGCTTGCCCTGATTACGCGATCCGTGGTTCAGTTGGGGTTGGCTGTTGAATCCAAATCCTCACTTATAGCTCCCGTTTACCCTTCTATCTATACCCTAAGAGCGGTTACTCTCCCTGACTCAGAGTCTTGGATTGAGGACGAAGGCAGACGCAGACTTTTCTGGATGGTATATTTCTTGGACCGATATTCAACCCTCGCAACTGCCTTTGATTTTACATTGGACGACAAAGATATCGACCGCAAGCTCCCATGCAAGGACGAATTCTTCATGAAAAACCAGCCTGTCGAAACTAGATGGTTTCACCACTCGGGCGACCGTGCAGATTATCTCAAGCGTGCCGAAAATGTCGGCTCATTCGGCCTTTACGTGGAGATTCTCGGCATCATGTCCCGTATTCATACTTTCTTGAAACGGCCTGTGGACATCGGCGCTTTATCGGATGTTGAAGAGTGGCAAGCAACATATCGCAAGTTGGATGGCGAGCTAGCTGCATGGGAGTTTGGCCTTCCAGCTGAGTATGCCTACGAAAATTCATCTAGGTTGTTTAATGGCTCGAAATCAAACAAAGGCCTCCCTTGTGACTGGGTTCAACTCCATGCCACATATCAAAC TGCGGTAATCAGACTCCACTCATCGGCTGCATACCCGACGACTCGATCCCCAATCTTCACGCCGTCATACAGTGCCAGCCAGCGTTGTTTATTCGCAGTCGAAAACATCCTCTCCGTGACGCGATTCGTTGTAGACAACAATATGCTCGACAAGCTTGGACCACCTTTTGCGTTTACGCTCTGGGTCTCTGCACGATTACTACTTGTCCATGGTTCTACCATCGCCCATACTGTGAGCCCGGACATAatcttctttgttgataCGCTCGCCCAGATGGGGACGTACTGGAAGGTAGCTGAACGCTACAGCACAATTTTACAGCGTGTCCTTGACGAGTATGGTGAATACCAACAATCCGGTGTTGAGGATTCCGAGCGCGTAACGCCATCCAGCGTGAAGATCCTCGCAGATATGAGACGCTGTGCTTTTGACCTGgacttcttgatatcccgACAGCCACGCTCGTCACCTGCCGGAAGCCAACCGACAGTACCAACACCCGCTGCGCATCCACGAAATCTTGCACCAAATGAATTAGAATATCTTGATgttttcggcttcttcaatgtgCCACGGGTACCTGCTGCCCGAGCTCCCGATATTACTGACCTCGATATAAACGAGACGGTCAACAATCCTATGTCAATCAATGGTCTAACTGGGTCTGTTGTGGATGGTGCTGCGCCTAATGCAAACGAATTTAACATCACGAACTACTTGATTCCAACTCCGGAGACGGACTGGTTATTCCGCTCAGAAGGTTAA